A DNA window from Zingiber officinale cultivar Zhangliang chromosome 3A, Zo_v1.1, whole genome shotgun sequence contains the following coding sequences:
- the LOC122053479 gene encoding uncharacterized protein LOC122053479 translates to MASTSNQELVFTYSQQGIPIFVGQDFELWNVLMRTVFVSHELWDVIDEGYIAHTQEEVAAFTNAQKKEHKENKTKDAKALSFMHQGVSRSILPRITSAKTANEAWQILKNQFGGHEKVITIKLQNLWRDFDNLGMKDSENVQDFLSRVLTVINQIRGYGDTLEEKKIIEKVLRCLPVKFEHIVAAIEESKDLSKLSLDELMGSLEAHEKRMNRFSTQTLEQAFQGKMNVSQKAKDSPQEKKNISAQRASQGRGRGRFQNSNTRGQGRGGRGNSSSRFKNQDSDSYCRICRRNGHDTQSCWNRCKRCRNTNHSKKDGWFQDEDETKEANFFEKNEADQVFYSCLNSQQQLENIWYVDSGCSNHMSGNKKMFVDIDESFSSEVKIGDGKALKITGKCAVSIQTKEGKDNIIKDVLYVPELTQNLLSVGQLLQKNYKLEFNNDHCVIIDKQKRLTMARIKMSQNKVFPLNLPLAEKVALQSMTDGDHKI, encoded by the coding sequence ATGGCGTCTACAAGCAACCAAGAACTCGTGTTCACATATTCCCAACAAGGTATCCCCATCTTTGTTGGTCAAGATTTTGAATTATGGAACGTGCTTATGAGGACCGTATTCGTGTCTCACGAATTATGGGATGTTATTGATGAGGGGTATATTGCTCATACTCAGGAGGAGGTTGCGGCATTTACAAATGCACAGAAAAAAGAGCATAAAGAAAACAAGACGAAGGATGCAAAAGCCTTGTCCTTTATGCATCAAGGGGTGAGCCGATCAATTCTTCCGCGCATTACGAGTGCTAAGACCGCAAACGAGGCCTGGcaaattctaaaaaatcagttCGGAGGCCATGAGAAGGTAATCACAATTAAATTGCAAAATCTATGGCGAGATTTCGATAATTTGGGCATGAAGGATTCCGAAAATGTGCAAGATTTTCTCTCCAGAGTTTTAACAGTTATAAATCAAATTCGAGGATATGGAGATACTCTAGAAGAGAAAAAGATTATAGAGAAAGTCCTACGATGTTTACCAGTGAAATTTGAGCATATAGTTGCAGCGATCGAAGAATCcaaagatttatcaaaattgtcTTTGGATGAACTCATGGGTTCTCTTGAAGCCCATGAAAAGAGGATGAACAGATTCTCTACTCAAACCTTGGAACAAGCTTTTCAAGGAAAAATGAATGTTTCTCAAAAAGCGAAAGACAGCCCGCAAGAGAAGAAGAATATATCGGCACAAAGAGCATCGCAAGGAAGAGGTCGTGGcagatttcaaaattctaatactCGTGGTCAAGGTAGAGGAGGAAGAGGTAACTCTAGCTCGCGATTCAAGAATCAAGATTCAGATTCTTATTGTCGCATATGCCGAAGAAATGGTCATGACACTCAAAGTTGTTGGAATAGATGCAAAAGGTGCAGAAATACAAATCACTCAAAAAAAGACGGTTGGTTTCAAGATGAGGATGAGACAAAGGAGGCAAACTTCTTTGAAAAAAATGAAGCCGATCAGGTATTTTATTCATGCTTAAATTCTCAACAGCAACTTGAGAATATTTGGTATGTGGACAGCGGCTGCAGCAACCATATGTCTGGAAATAAGAAGATGTTCGTGGATATCGATGAATCATTTTCATCAGAGGTAAAGATTGGAGATGGCAAAGCACTTAAAATTACTGGAAAATGTGCGGTTTCTATTCAGACAAAAGAAGGGAAAGACAATATCATCAAAGATGTCCTTTATGTGCCGgaattaactcaaaatttattGAGTGTTGGCCAGCTCTTGCAGAAAAACTACAAGTTGGAGTTCAATAATGATCATTGTGTCATTATTGATAAGCAGAAGAGACTCACGATGGCAAGAATTAAGATGAGTCAGAATAAAGTATTTCCTCTAAACTTGCCATTAGCCGAGAAAGTTGCACTTCAAAGCATGACGGATGGAGATCATAAGATCTGA